One region of Nitrospirota bacterium genomic DNA includes:
- the lysS gene encoding lysine--tRNA ligase, producing MEDYNELIQQRFKKRDEISAMGIRPYAGRFDVSVSAQGLSDQYGQTSKEDLEKSRVDVVLAGRIVALRSFGKAGFAHLQDGSGRIQFYFQKNTLGDDKYAFFKKLDIGDFIGVKGFLFRTKTNELTIDIEDFTLLSKSLRPLPEKWHGLTDVELRYRQRYLDLIVNPDVRKVFLLRTKIVQAIRGYLNARGYIEVETPMMQTIPGGATAKPFKTHHNALDMDLYLRIAPELYLKRLLVGGFEKVYEINRNFRNEGISTRHNPEFTMLEFYTAYADYRDLMTMTEQMISSIAQEVLGTTEVEYEGHLINLSPPWKRITYLDALREAGVHEEVLADAEKTRKFAKKLGANLTGGEPLGKVLNEVFESLVEPKLIQPTFITDYPTDISPLSKKCDDNPDYVERFELFIVGRELANAFSELNDPVDQKERFLKQVLEGEAGDEEAHQMDEDFIRALEYGMPPAAGEGIGIDRLVMLLTGASSIRDVILFPQMKKEK from the coding sequence ATGGAAGATTACAACGAGTTGATTCAGCAGCGCTTTAAGAAGCGTGATGAGATCAGCGCGATGGGCATTCGTCCGTATGCGGGAAGGTTCGACGTGTCTGTTTCCGCACAGGGTCTCAGCGACCAGTACGGACAAACAAGCAAGGAAGATCTTGAAAAATCGCGGGTTGACGTCGTTCTTGCAGGACGGATCGTCGCCCTGCGGAGCTTCGGCAAAGCAGGTTTCGCGCATCTGCAGGACGGATCGGGGCGTATCCAGTTCTATTTTCAAAAGAACACGCTCGGCGATGACAAATATGCTTTTTTTAAAAAGCTCGACATCGGCGATTTCATAGGAGTGAAGGGGTTTCTGTTCCGTACCAAGACCAATGAACTTACGATCGACATCGAAGACTTCACGCTCCTCTCGAAATCGCTCCGCCCCTTGCCCGAAAAATGGCATGGCCTGACGGACGTTGAGTTGCGCTATCGCCAGCGGTATCTGGACCTGATCGTGAATCCCGATGTCAGAAAAGTTTTTCTGCTGCGCACGAAGATCGTCCAGGCGATCAGGGGCTACCTGAATGCCCGCGGATACATCGAGGTCGAGACCCCGATGATGCAGACCATACCCGGGGGGGCGACCGCGAAACCGTTCAAGACGCACCACAACGCCCTGGACATGGACCTTTACCTGCGCATCGCGCCGGAGCTGTACCTGAAGCGGCTGCTGGTAGGCGGATTTGAAAAAGTATATGAGATCAACCGCAATTTCAGGAATGAAGGCATCTCGACACGGCACAACCCCGAGTTTACCATGCTCGAGTTCTATACGGCCTATGCCGATTACCGCGACCTCATGACCATGACCGAGCAGATGATCAGCTCCATTGCACAAGAGGTCCTCGGCACGACCGAGGTTGAATACGAGGGCCACCTGATCAATCTCTCGCCGCCCTGGAAGCGGATCACCTACCTGGATGCCCTTCGCGAGGCCGGTGTGCACGAAGAGGTCCTTGCCGATGCTGAGAAAACCCGGAAGTTCGCGAAAAAACTCGGGGCGAACCTGACGGGCGGGGAACCTTTGGGAAAGGTCCTTAACGAGGTCTTCGAGTCGCTTGTTGAGCCCAAACTCATTCAGCCCACCTTTATCACCGACTATCCTACGGACATATCGCCGCTGTCGAAGAAATGCGATGACAATCCCGATTATGTTGAGCGGTTCGAGCTTTTCATCGTCGGGAGGGAACTGGCGAACGCCTTCTCCGAACTGAACGACCCGGTCGACCAGAAAGAGCGGTTCCTGAAGCAGGTTCTGGAAGGCGAGGCAGGGGACGAAGAGGCCCACCAGATGGACGAAGACTTCATTCGCGCCCTCGAGTACGGGATGCCGC